Proteins found in one Candidatus Methylomirabilota bacterium genomic segment:
- a CDS encoding helix-turn-helix domain-containing protein, protein MEKRYYRDHEIAKMLDIHPRQARKLAAQGKLPSVKIGKTVRFPIHGIEVALERNEKKRRKSNG, encoded by the coding sequence ATGGAAAAGCGATATTACCGCGATCACGAAATCGCAAAGATGCTCGACATTCACCCGAGACAGGCGCGGAAACTGGCGGCGCAGGGCAAGCTCCCCAGCGTGAAGATCGGAAAGACCGTGCGCTTTCCCATTCACGGAATCGAGGTTGCCCTCGAGCGAAACGAGAAAAAGCGGCGCAAGTCGAATGGATAA
- a CDS encoding response regulator — translation MTDLPEERQPRILVVDDQEENLELLEAFLNVHDYQIVQARNGREALTQVAQEPPDLILLDTHMPPPDGYQVCKEIKQNEHTRLIPIIIVTTSGELESRVRGIEAGADDFLTKPVHRLELDARVGSLLRLKQFTDELENVDGVLVSLGLAVEAKDPSTQGHCERLADYGVQLGRRFGLPSDHLTALRRAGYLHDLGKIAVPEAILLKPARLTPEEWEIMRMHPEVGERICQPLRSMRLVLPIIRHHHERWDGSGYPDRLKGETIPLTARILQIVDVYDALRTERPYKVGFSPAEALKILQEEGGKGWYDPRVVAEFFAMLSSAGGSLKTESPALLR, via the coding sequence ATGACGGATCTGCCCGAGGAACGACAGCCTCGCATTCTGGTGGTGGACGATCAAGAGGAAAATCTGGAACTCCTGGAGGCCTTTCTCAACGTCCACGACTACCAAATCGTCCAAGCCAGGAACGGGCGGGAGGCCCTAACGCAGGTAGCCCAGGAACCTCCAGACCTGATCCTGCTCGATACCCACATGCCGCCGCCGGACGGTTACCAGGTCTGTAAAGAGATCAAGCAGAACGAGCATACCCGCCTGATCCCGATCATCATCGTGACTACGTCCGGAGAACTGGAGAGCCGTGTCAGAGGAATCGAGGCCGGGGCCGATGATTTCCTGACGAAGCCCGTTCATCGCCTAGAACTGGATGCCCGGGTCGGCTCCCTCCTGAGACTCAAGCAGTTTACCGATGAGCTGGAAAATGTGGACGGCGTTCTCGTCAGTCTAGGCCTCGCCGTTGAGGCCAAGGATCCTTCAACCCAAGGACACTGTGAGCGCCTGGCCGATTATGGCGTCCAGCTCGGGCGACGGTTCGGCCTGCCCTCCGATCATCTCACTGCGCTTCGTCGGGCAGGGTATCTCCATGATCTCGGGAAAATCGCTGTCCCTGAAGCAATCCTCCTCAAACCTGCCCGCCTGACGCCGGAGGAGTGGGAAATCATGCGGATGCATCCGGAGGTCGGCGAGCGGATCTGCCAGCCCTTGCGATCGATGCGCCTGGTTCTTCCTATTATCCGCCACCACCACGAGCGGTGGGATGGCAGTGGCTACCCTGACCGCCTCAAGGGAGAAACGATCCCCCTCACCGCCCGGATCCTCCAGATCGTGGACGTGTACGACGCCCTCAGGACTGAGCGTCCGTATAAGGTGGGCTTCTCCCCCGCCGAGGCGCTGAAGATCCTTCAAGAAGAAGGTGGCAAGGGTTGGTATGATCCCAGGGTGGTAGCCGAGTTCTTTGCTATGCTCAGCAGTGCTGGGGGATCTTTGAAGACGGAGTCACCGGCCCTCCTGCGGTAG